AGCGCGTTGACGGCGTCGCCACGGTAGGCCGGCAGGGTCACCCCGCCGCGGGTCTCGGTGTCCCGGCTGCGCGGCTTGGCGTACTGGCCGGCGATCCGGCCCACCTTCAGCACCGGCACCTGCGCGGCGTAGGTGAGCACCACGGCCATGCTCAGCAGCACCTTGAGCTTGTTCTTGATGTTGCCGGCGGTCACCGTCTCGAAGGTCTCGGCGCAGTCGCCGCCCTGGAGCAGGAAGGATCGTCCGGCCGCCACCTCGGCGATCCGGCCACGCAGATCGTCACACTCGCCGGCGAACACCAGCGGCGGACGGTTCCGCAACTCGGCAACGACCTTGGCGACCGCATCCGGATCCGGATAGGCCGGCTGCTGGGCAGCGCCTAGAGCATGCAGTTCGGCCAGCGACGGAATCGGTTCGGACACGCCGGTCAGGATAGCCCGCCCAGCACCGCCGGCGGCGGGGTGGCTCCATAGCCTGGACGGGGCAGGATCCGAGCGTCCGCCTCAGCCGGGCTCAGCGAGCCGCGTTTGACCGACGATCCGTAGGCGTCCACGTAGGTCTGGCCGGACAGTTCCTGGATGGCCGCCATCACCTCATCGGTCACCCAGCGCAGCAGGGCGTGGTCGTCGTGCTGGTCGGCGAAGCGGGAGAAATCCAGCGGCTCACCGATCACGATCCGCGGCCGACTGATCCACGGAATCCCCAGTCGGCGGACGGTCTGGGTATCGAACATGGCCACCGGAATGATCGGGACGTTGGCCGCCAGCGCCATCCGGGCCACTCCGGAGTGGCCCTTGTAGAGCCGTCCGTCCGGGGAGCGGGTGCCCTCGGGGTAGATGCCGACCAGGCCACCCTCATGCAGGACGTTCAGTACCGGAGCCAGGCCTTCCAGGCTGGCCCGTCCACCGGAGCGATCCAGCGGGACCATCTTGATGGCCTTCAGGAACCAGGCGACCAGCTTGGAACCCAGGCCGCGGTCACCGCGGAACAGCTCAGCCTTGGCCGGGAAGGTGAGCTTGCGGCTCAGCATGGCCGGCAGCACGAAGGTGTCTCCGGCCGAGAGATGGTTGCTGGCCACCAACGCCCCACCGGTCGCCGGCAGGTTCTCAGTGCCGGTGATCGAGGCCCGAAAGAACCAGCGCACCAGCGGTATGAACAGCAGCGTTTTGAAGAAGTCGTACATCCGCGCCCTTTGCCCGTGAAACTGGCCAACAGCCTACGATGAGCGCATGCAGGTCAGCGATTTCGCGCGCCCGTACCACGCCGGTACTGGCCCAGTGGGCGTCCTTTTCTGCCACGGGTTCACCGGCTCGCCGTGGTCGCTCCTGGAGTGGGCGAAATTCACCGAAGCCGCTGGCCATCGGGTGGCGGTGCCGAGGTTGCCCGGGCACGGCACCAGCTGGCAAGAGATGAACCTCACCGGTTGGCAGGATTGGTACAGCTGCGTAGAGCGCGAGTTCCTCAGCCTGCGCGCACAGTGCCAGCAGGTCTTCATCACCGGGCTGAGCATGGGCGGTGCGCTGGCCCTGCGGCTGGCCGAGCACTATCCCGATGACGTGGCCGGCCTGGTCCTGGTGAACCCGGCCGTGATGGGTCAGTTCAAGACCAACTTCGCCCCGTTCCTGTCGAAGCTCATGGCGTCGGCCAGCGCGGTCGGCTCCGACCTGAAGGACCCCACGGCCGACGAGTTCGCCTACGACCGGACGCCGCTGAAGGCGGCCGCGTCGATGCTGCGGGTGTGGGTGGACGTCCGGGCCTGCCTGGACCTGGTCAGCTGCCCGCTGCTGGTCTACCGGTCGGCCGAGGACCACGTCGTCCCGGCCTCCTCGACGGCGTTCATCATGAGCCACGTCTCCAGCGAGGAGCGCATCGAGCGGATTCTGCTCAACAGCTACCACGTCGCGACCATGGATCACGACAAGGAGACCGTCTTCCGCGGCTCCCTGGAGTTCTTCGACGAGCATCGCCGCTGACCTCGCCGAGGGGTCGGCTCACCCGTCCAGGCTGCGCAGGGCCTGCCGATACCAGGTGGTCGCCTGGGCGATCTCAGTGTCACTGAGGGCCGCCCGGGTGGCCCGGGCGAAGTACGCCGGTGCAGCGGCGCCCAGTCGACGGCGCAGCTCGTCGGCAGCCACCTGAGCCAGCGCGTAGTCGGTCGGCGTACTGGGATGCTCAGGCAGCGCGGACGGCACCGGATGCGTCGCCAGGTAGTCGATCACCAGCCGGCGGTTGGCCGCAGCAGTGGCCGGGTCGGCATGTGCCGCCACAGACTCGGCCAGCCCTTCGACCGCCCAGGACAGCCCGTGCTGACACGCCGAGTCGGTGGCCGCATGGACGGCCTCATGCGTGAGGGTGGCGAACCGGACGTCGTCCGGAAACTCGCTCAGCTTCGGGCTGAGCACGATCCGGGGCGTCCCGGTGCGACAGCTGGTCACCGCCGACGAAGTGTCGGCGGTGCTGCCGGTGAGCAGCGCAAAGTCGTCGGCCGACACCGGGGCCTCCAGCACGAGCCGGCCGGTCCAGCCGTCATCGGCCACCCCGGAGGCCCGCACGGCGGCCACAGCCTCGGTCGCCAGCGCGAGCCAGGACTTCGCCTGCGCCTCGGAGGCCGCACTCAGCACCGTCCCGGCCGGTCCGCTGGTCGCCACGGCCGGCTCGAGGGCCCACAGCGGCGTCCCTTCGGCGGCCGCCACAGTGAGCTCGCCGCGATCGGACCAGGTCAGCGTCAGCCGCTCGGTGGCGGGACGATGATCGCCGGGCAGCGTGTCGGTCACCTGCACCTGGTCGGCGCCCAGAGCCACCAGTCGAGCCT
The nucleotide sequence above comes from Propionicimonas paludicola. Encoded proteins:
- a CDS encoding lysophospholipid acyltransferase family protein, giving the protein MYDFFKTLLFIPLVRWFFRASITGTENLPATGGALVASNHLSAGDTFVLPAMLSRKLTFPAKAELFRGDRGLGSKLVAWFLKAIKMVPLDRSGGRASLEGLAPVLNVLHEGGLVGIYPEGTRSPDGRLYKGHSGVARMALAANVPIIPVAMFDTQTVRRLGIPWISRPRIVIGEPLDFSRFADQHDDHALLRWVTDEVMAAIQELSGQTYVDAYGSSVKRGSLSPAEADARILPRPGYGATPPPAVLGGLS
- a CDS encoding alpha/beta hydrolase, encoding MQVSDFARPYHAGTGPVGVLFCHGFTGSPWSLLEWAKFTEAAGHRVAVPRLPGHGTSWQEMNLTGWQDWYSCVEREFLSLRAQCQQVFITGLSMGGALALRLAEHYPDDVAGLVLVNPAVMGQFKTNFAPFLSKLMASASAVGSDLKDPTADEFAYDRTPLKAAASMLRVWVDVRACLDLVSCPLLVYRSAEDHVVPASSTAFIMSHVSSEERIERILLNSYHVATMDHDKETVFRGSLEFFDEHRR